One window from the genome of Lentibacillus daqui encodes:
- a CDS encoding aminotransferase family protein, with the protein MSQTTNMAKSRVAELVELDKKHFIHPTTAPKAVAENGPDIIFSEGKGVYAYNTEGEAYIDGMSMLWNVNLGHGQTELADASREQMLKIAYSSAFKGFSSEPTIKLAEKLASIAPGDLNAVFFTSGGSESNDTAFKTSRFYWAQKGKPEKKKIIALKDGYHGVTQAAQSATGIPSTHEFAGTSVEGFIHAKAHLTNCELGDKSDPNYADSIRGLIEREGADTIAAVIVETVQGAGGVNIPPEGYLKAVRSLCDEFNILFIADEVICGFGRTGRMFGIEHWGVVPDLMCIAKGVTSGYAQLGGVLISDKVREQIVNFDGTFAHGFTYSGHPTACAVALKNIEILEREHVVDNVQQMEKELQKGLTYLEEKHDIVRNCRAIGLLAAFEVFDPETGDYLDASINAASTIVDECFDRKLILRPIGTFRVAIAPPLVINKQEIEKMIAIIDESLTAFEEKIK; encoded by the coding sequence ATGAGTCAGACAACAAATATGGCAAAATCCAGAGTAGCGGAATTAGTGGAGTTAGATAAAAAACATTTTATTCACCCTACAACAGCACCAAAAGCTGTGGCAGAAAACGGACCCGACATTATTTTTTCGGAAGGTAAGGGCGTTTATGCATATAATACCGAGGGAGAAGCATATATCGACGGAATGTCTATGCTTTGGAATGTTAATTTGGGACATGGACAAACGGAACTGGCTGACGCTTCTAGGGAGCAAATGCTGAAAATAGCTTATTCATCAGCATTTAAAGGTTTTTCTAGTGAACCAACCATTAAATTGGCTGAAAAATTGGCTTCGATCGCACCTGGCGACTTGAATGCTGTGTTTTTCACTTCGGGTGGTTCTGAATCGAATGACACCGCTTTCAAGACATCAAGGTTTTACTGGGCACAAAAAGGCAAACCGGAAAAGAAAAAAATTATTGCATTAAAGGATGGTTATCACGGGGTAACCCAAGCAGCGCAAAGTGCAACCGGCATTCCTTCAACACATGAATTTGCCGGAACCAGTGTAGAAGGTTTTATCCATGCTAAAGCACATCTCACCAATTGTGAATTAGGTGATAAAAGCGATCCAAATTATGCGGATTCGATTCGCGGCTTAATCGAACGAGAAGGGGCAGACACGATCGCCGCAGTAATTGTAGAAACAGTGCAAGGTGCAGGTGGGGTGAACATTCCTCCTGAAGGCTATTTAAAAGCAGTTCGGTCACTTTGCGATGAATTCAATATTTTATTTATTGCAGATGAAGTGATTTGTGGCTTTGGTCGCACTGGAAGAATGTTTGGCATAGAACATTGGGGAGTCGTTCCAGACTTAATGTGTATTGCCAAAGGGGTTACCAGTGGCTATGCACAACTAGGTGGCGTTTTGATCAGTGATAAAGTAAGAGAACAAATTGTCAATTTCGATGGTACTTTTGCCCATGGGTTCACTTATAGCGGGCATCCAACAGCGTGTGCAGTGGCATTGAAAAATATTGAAATATTGGAGCGGGAGCATGTAGTTGATAACGTACAACAAATGGAGAAGGAATTACAAAAAGGGCTTACCTATTTGGAAGAGAAACACGATATAGTAAGAAACTGCCGGGCCATTGGTTTGTTAGCAGCATTTGAAGTATTCGATCCTGAGACTGGTGATTATCTTGACGCATCGATAAATGCAGCATCAACCATCGTAGACGAATGTTTTGATCGTAAACTTATTCTGAGACCAATAGGAACTTTCCGGGTTGCTATTGCACCGCCATTGGTGATCAACAAACAAGAAATTGAAAAAATGATTGCAATCATCGATGAATCCTTAACAGCCTTTGAAGAAAAAATTAAATAA
- a CDS encoding sigma 54-interacting transcriptional regulator, whose translation MSQTIFDKLKPIFIVEDDEKGENVSKNLADYRDQYLFLSRNNKVYAYVDLKKWTTNEITDKGLNMKELRSHAVSIKKIGVFNPKQPISVPYIFQILGEPIVLVKGDNHELAGYLRREDMLVEMFREDRNTNLLKVLLASIPMGIFVVDHHKKIVNYNDSGLQMIRSTAEKVIGADAGDIFNGELLHQVFSTGKTTLNQIHITDEMGVLVDYSPIETADGKVDGAIIIVQDLPMVEEMAMEIEAVKNLNRDMNAILSTIYDELLVVDHEGTLIRHSENYITDFWRSDLKELVGKNIPELEETGHFSPSVTRMVLERQEKVSVVQETNSGKKILAIGNPVFNDDGELMRIVIASRDITENTKLKTELKQTKEITQRYKQELSRLKNKTNPSNDIIYCSAKMQKIVNQIEKIADFSSTVLIHGKSGVGKELIARAIHREGNRSDQPFLTINCGSIPENLLESELFGYTKGSFTGANVNGKQGYFEQANGGVLFLDEIGDMPFSLQVKLLRVLQENEVVPIGSVTPIPIDVQIVAATNKDLKTLVEKGAFREDLYYRINVIPIHVPPLCERPEDIPLLAYHTLQSLNQRYDKNYHFSPGALNLLENYSWPGNIRELQNLIERIFVTADDEVISEDFVGQFMVTGEVQRSRPMVSGIIPLNEAKEDVEQQLIMLAMKKYKTTTKAAEALGISQSAVSRKYKRIMQYE comes from the coding sequence ATGAGCCAAACCATTTTTGATAAGCTAAAGCCTATTTTTATCGTAGAAGATGATGAAAAAGGAGAAAATGTTTCCAAGAATTTAGCAGACTATCGTGATCAATATCTATTTTTATCCAGGAACAATAAAGTATATGCCTATGTAGATTTGAAAAAATGGACAACAAACGAAATAACAGACAAAGGTTTAAACATGAAGGAATTACGTTCACATGCCGTTTCAATCAAAAAAATTGGTGTATTTAATCCGAAACAACCCATATCTGTACCTTACATTTTTCAAATTTTAGGTGAGCCTATTGTTTTGGTGAAGGGCGATAATCATGAATTGGCGGGATATCTGAGGCGGGAAGATATGCTCGTTGAAATGTTTCGTGAGGATCGTAATACGAATCTATTAAAGGTACTGCTTGCTTCGATACCGATGGGGATATTTGTCGTTGATCACCACAAGAAGATAGTGAATTATAACGATTCCGGCTTACAAATGATCCGGTCTACAGCCGAAAAAGTTATCGGAGCTGATGCGGGTGACATTTTTAACGGCGAACTTCTACATCAAGTGTTCTCTACCGGAAAGACCACGTTGAACCAAATTCATATCACAGATGAAATGGGGGTGCTGGTCGATTATAGCCCGATTGAGACTGCGGACGGAAAAGTGGACGGGGCAATTATTATCGTTCAAGATTTGCCAATGGTTGAAGAAATGGCCATGGAAATCGAAGCAGTTAAAAATTTAAACCGGGATATGAATGCGATTCTGTCTACCATTTATGATGAACTACTAGTTGTTGATCATGAAGGGACACTGATTAGGCATAGCGAAAATTATATTACGGATTTTTGGAGGAGTGATCTAAAAGAGCTGGTTGGGAAAAATATACCGGAGTTAGAAGAAACGGGTCATTTTTCTCCTTCTGTAACAAGAATGGTCCTGGAAAGACAGGAAAAGGTGTCTGTTGTACAAGAGACAAATAGCGGCAAAAAAATACTGGCTATCGGCAATCCTGTTTTTAATGATGATGGGGAATTAATGCGGATCGTTATTGCTTCCCGTGATATTACGGAAAATACAAAATTAAAAACAGAGTTAAAGCAAACCAAAGAAATCACGCAACGGTATAAGCAAGAGCTCTCCCGCTTAAAAAATAAAACCAATCCTTCAAATGATATCATCTACTGCAGCGCTAAAATGCAAAAGATTGTAAATCAAATAGAAAAAATAGCGGATTTTTCCTCAACGGTATTAATCCATGGGAAATCGGGGGTAGGCAAGGAATTAATTGCCCGTGCCATACATAGGGAAGGTAACCGATCAGATCAGCCGTTTTTGACTATCAACTGTGGTTCCATACCGGAAAACTTACTGGAGAGTGAATTGTTTGGTTATACGAAAGGATCCTTTACCGGAGCAAATGTAAATGGGAAGCAAGGATACTTTGAACAGGCCAATGGCGGTGTCTTATTCCTTGATGAAATTGGCGATATGCCATTTTCACTACAGGTTAAATTATTGCGGGTGCTACAAGAAAATGAAGTGGTTCCCATTGGCAGCGTTACCCCAATTCCAATTGATGTCCAAATTGTAGCTGCGACAAATAAGGACTTAAAAACGTTGGTTGAAAAGGGAGCCTTTCGCGAAGATTTATACTATCGGATCAATGTTATTCCAATCCATGTCCCGCCTCTGTGTGAAAGACCGGAGGATATACCGCTATTGGCTTATCACACACTGCAATCATTAAATCAGCGGTACGATAAAAATTACCATTTTTCACCCGGTGCATTAAATCTTTTGGAAAATTATTCGTGGCCGGGTAATATTCGTGAACTACAGAATTTAATTGAGCGGATATTTGTTACGGCGGATGATGAGGTGATTAGTGAGGATTTTGTTGGTCAATTTATGGTAACGGGAGAAGTTCAACGATCGAGGCCAATGGTTTCTGGAATTATTCCACTAAATGAGGCAAAGGAAGATGTGGAGCAACAATTAATTATGTTGGCAATGAAAAAGTACAAGACAACGACTAAAGCAGCCGAAGCACTCGGAATTAGTCAATCAGCGGTCAGTCGTAAATATAAAAGAATCATGCAGTATGAGTAA
- a CDS encoding CoA-acylating methylmalonate-semialdehyde dehydrogenase, whose amino-acid sequence MTTTQVKSLKNYINGEWVEASSDKTAEVFNPATGEVIAQVPLSSRKDLDQAVEVASETFQTWKEFPVPKRARILFKYQQLLVDHWEELAELVTVENGKSYKEAYGEVLRGIECVEYAAGAPSLSMGSQLPSISSGLESGVYRYPIGVIGGITPFNFPMMVPCWMFPMAIVTGNTFVLKPSERTPLLANRLAELLEEAGVPNGVLNIVHGAHDVVNGLLEHEQVAAISFVGSQPVAEYVYKKGTENLKRVQALSGAKNHSIVLKDANLENAATQIISAAFGSAGERCMACSVVAVEEAIADDLIEKLVQKANEIKIGNGLDEGVFLGPVIRDQHKERTLQYIETGENEGATLVRDGRKDESIKREGYFVGPTIFDNVTSEMKIWQDEIFAPVLSISRVKDLDEAVKLTNKSRFANGSCIFTNDGGSVRQFRETIDAGMLGVNIGVPAPMAFFPFSGWKDSFYGDLHVNGKDGIEFYTRKKVITTRWV is encoded by the coding sequence ATGACTACAACACAAGTAAAATCACTTAAAAACTATATTAATGGTGAATGGGTAGAGGCGTCATCTGATAAAACGGCAGAGGTATTTAACCCGGCTACAGGTGAAGTCATTGCACAGGTACCTTTATCTTCAAGAAAGGATTTAGACCAGGCAGTTGAAGTTGCTTCCGAGACATTTCAGACATGGAAGGAGTTTCCGGTTCCGAAACGGGCGCGCATTTTATTCAAATATCAACAACTACTTGTCGACCATTGGGAGGAACTTGCCGAGCTGGTCACGGTGGAAAATGGCAAGAGTTACAAAGAAGCGTATGGTGAGGTTCTTCGCGGAATTGAGTGTGTAGAATATGCAGCAGGTGCACCATCGTTGTCTATGGGATCACAGCTGCCATCGATTTCTTCCGGGCTGGAATCAGGTGTATATCGCTACCCAATCGGTGTCATCGGCGGCATTACCCCGTTCAACTTTCCGATGATGGTGCCATGCTGGATGTTCCCAATGGCGATTGTAACAGGAAATACATTTGTTCTGAAACCATCCGAACGAACACCACTGTTGGCTAATCGCCTGGCAGAATTACTAGAAGAAGCAGGAGTGCCAAACGGTGTATTGAATATCGTTCACGGCGCACATGATGTAGTTAACGGTCTTTTGGAACATGAACAGGTTGCTGCAATTTCTTTTGTCGGCTCACAGCCAGTCGCAGAATATGTCTATAAAAAAGGAACAGAAAACCTGAAGCGTGTGCAGGCACTGTCCGGAGCGAAAAACCATTCCATCGTACTAAAGGACGCCAATCTGGAAAATGCGGCAACACAAATCATTAGTGCAGCATTCGGGTCAGCCGGGGAGCGTTGCATGGCTTGTTCGGTAGTAGCTGTTGAGGAGGCAATCGCCGATGATTTGATTGAAAAACTGGTGCAAAAAGCAAATGAAATTAAGATTGGCAATGGATTGGATGAAGGAGTTTTCCTCGGACCGGTCATTCGCGATCAGCATAAAGAGCGAACACTACAGTATATCGAAACGGGCGAAAACGAAGGGGCGACACTTGTCCGGGATGGACGTAAAGATGAGAGTATCAAGCGGGAAGGATATTTTGTCGGTCCAACCATTTTTGACAATGTAACAAGTGAAATGAAGATCTGGCAGGATGAAATATTTGCTCCGGTTCTATCCATTTCCCGTGTCAAAGATCTCGATGAAGCAGTTAAATTGACCAATAAATCACGCTTTGCCAACGGATCATGTATTTTTACCAATGATGGTGGCAGTGTACGGCAATTCCGTGAAACAATCGACGCCGGTATGCTTGGGGTAAATATTGGAGTACCTGCTCCCATGGCCTTTTTCCCATTCTCCGGCTGGAAAGATTCTTTCTATGGTGATCTGCATGTTAATGGGAAAGATGGAATTGAGTTTTACACAAGGAAGAAAGTTATTACAACACGATGGGTGTAA
- a CDS encoding aspartate aminotransferase family protein, protein MRTVNEVQQSQSIKEKDRQNVWHHISQYNDQKRPMVVTEGKGSWITDSEGNRLLDAMSGLWCVNVGYGREELARAAYEQMQKMAYTSMTQSHIPGIELAEKLNELLDDDYMIFYSNSGSDANEVAFKIARQYHQQNGEPSRYKFISRYRAYHGGSMGALAATGQPLRKYKYEPLASGFLHVAPPDNYRKPDGISVRDYNLQRAQDLEDTIIWEQKESIAGVIMEPLITGGGILIPDPVYVEKVQEICQRHGVLLIIDEVICGFGRTGKMFGHQHFDIKPDIVTMAKGLTSAYLPLSVTAVRKDIYQTFEKNGENNHFRHVNTFGGNPAACALALKNIEILQEEKLVNRAAVLGERLQNELGELTSHPYVGDVRSLGFVMGIEMVEDKNTKEPASSERVGKIVSDCKANGLIIGKNGDTVAGYNNILALCPPLSCSDDDLEFIVSVIKKVFKENQ, encoded by the coding sequence ATGAGAACGGTTAATGAGGTACAGCAATCGCAGTCCATTAAGGAAAAAGACCGGCAAAATGTCTGGCATCATATTTCTCAATATAACGATCAGAAACGTCCGATGGTTGTAACAGAAGGGAAAGGGTCATGGATAACTGACTCTGAAGGAAACCGATTATTGGACGCCATGTCAGGTCTGTGGTGTGTTAATGTCGGATATGGTCGGGAAGAGCTGGCACGTGCGGCCTATGAACAAATGCAAAAAATGGCTTATACTTCGATGACGCAAAGCCACATACCAGGCATTGAGCTTGCTGAAAAATTAAATGAGCTGCTTGATGATGATTATATGATTTTTTATTCCAACAGTGGTTCCGATGCAAATGAAGTAGCCTTTAAAATCGCCCGTCAATATCATCAACAAAATGGGGAGCCTTCACGATATAAATTTATTTCACGTTACAGGGCGTATCATGGTGGATCGATGGGAGCATTGGCGGCAACAGGGCAACCGTTAAGGAAATATAAATACGAACCACTTGCCTCTGGATTCTTACATGTTGCACCGCCCGATAATTATCGGAAACCAGACGGTATATCGGTGAGAGATTATAACTTGCAACGGGCACAGGATCTGGAAGACACCATTATCTGGGAGCAAAAAGAAAGCATTGCCGGTGTGATTATGGAACCGTTAATAACAGGTGGTGGTATCCTGATTCCCGATCCAGTTTATGTGGAAAAAGTTCAGGAGATCTGTCAGCGTCATGGTGTGTTATTGATTATTGACGAGGTGATTTGTGGCTTTGGCCGGACTGGTAAAATGTTTGGTCATCAGCATTTTGATATTAAACCAGACATTGTCACGATGGCGAAAGGACTGACAAGTGCCTATTTGCCATTATCTGTCACGGCAGTTCGCAAAGATATTTATCAAACCTTTGAAAAGAATGGAGAAAACAATCATTTCCGTCATGTTAATACGTTTGGCGGCAACCCTGCAGCCTGTGCACTGGCACTGAAAAACATTGAAATTCTGCAAGAAGAGAAATTGGTCAATCGGGCAGCTGTTTTAGGGGAGCGGCTCCAAAATGAACTTGGCGAATTGACGAGTCACCCATATGTTGGAGATGTCCGAAGTTTAGGTTTTGTAATGGGGATCGAAATGGTCGAGGACAAAAACACAAAAGAACCAGCATCTTCAGAACGGGTTGGTAAAATCGTCAGTGATTGTAAAGCCAATGGCCTGATCATCGGTAAAAACGGAGATACTGTTGCCGGATATAATAATATTTTGGCACTATGTCCACCACTTTCTTGTTCCGATGATGATCTGGAATTTATTGTTTCTGTCATTAAGAAAGTGTTTAAGGAAAATCAATAA
- a CDS encoding IS607 family transposase yields the protein MKPLQDKIVIGYCRVSSSDQKADLNRQVHTVSQYCSANGYQFRIIKDLGSGLNDDKKGLKELIRLAQSNQVEKVVVNYKDRLLRFGYELLEQICAFHHVKIEIVNHKEDKTYEQELVEDMLSMYLIAP from the coding sequence TTGAAACCACTTCAAGACAAAATTGTTATCGGGTATTGCCGTGTCTCATCATCGGACCAAAAGGCGGATTTAAATAGGCAGGTCCATACCGTATCGCAGTATTGTTCGGCAAATGGATATCAGTTTCGTATTATAAAAGATCTGGGAAGTGGTTTGAATGACGATAAGAAGGGGCTAAAGGAATTAATCCGGCTGGCGCAAAGCAATCAGGTGGAGAAAGTTGTCGTCAACTACAAGGATAGGTTATTACGTTTTGGCTATGAATTGTTGGAACAAATATGTGCCTTCCATCATGTGAAAATTGAAATCGTCAACCATAAAGAGGATAAAACATATGAGCAGGAGTTAGTCGAGGATATGCTTTCCATGTATTTGATCGCTCCTTAA